In Streptomyces sp. TS71-3, the following proteins share a genomic window:
- a CDS encoding amino acid ABC transporter permease, which translates to MTAESAPPGAADRDTGAADGYAPSARRLERERYKRARALRSTAVAAVSTAVTAVLLYLLVTGSPGWQRTRETFFNARYARIALPDVLRGLLLNIELLAVCGCCVLVLGMLLAVTRTLRGPVFFPLRALAIAYTDFFRGLPLIICLLMIVFGVPALRLQGVTTNPVLLGGTALVLTYSAYVAEVFRAGIESVHPSQRAAARSLGLSGAQTLRYVVLPQAVRRVVPPLLNDLVSLQKDTGLVSIAGAVDAVYAAQIIAGKDFNYTPYVVAGLVFVALTIPMTRFTDWVTGRLDRRRDQGGTV; encoded by the coding sequence GTGACCGCCGAGTCCGCGCCGCCGGGAGCCGCGGACCGGGACACCGGCGCCGCGGACGGCTACGCGCCCTCGGCCCGGCGGCTGGAGCGCGAGCGGTACAAGCGGGCGAGGGCCCTCAGGTCCACCGCCGTCGCCGCGGTGTCCACGGCGGTGACGGCGGTACTGCTCTACCTGCTCGTCACCGGCTCCCCCGGCTGGCAGCGCACCCGCGAGACGTTCTTCAACGCCAGGTACGCGCGCATCGCCCTGCCGGACGTGCTCCGCGGGCTGCTGCTCAACATCGAGTTGCTCGCGGTGTGCGGGTGCTGCGTGCTGGTGCTCGGGATGCTGCTGGCCGTCACGCGCACCCTGCGCGGCCCGGTGTTCTTCCCCCTGCGGGCGCTGGCCATCGCGTACACGGACTTCTTCCGGGGGCTGCCGCTGATCATCTGCCTGCTGATGATCGTCTTCGGGGTGCCGGCACTGCGGCTCCAGGGGGTCACCACGAACCCGGTGCTGCTCGGCGGCACCGCGCTCGTCCTCACGTACTCCGCGTACGTGGCCGAGGTGTTCCGCGCGGGCATCGAGTCCGTGCACCCCTCGCAGCGCGCGGCGGCCCGCTCGCTGGGCCTGTCGGGTGCGCAGACGCTGCGGTACGTGGTGCTGCCGCAGGCCGTGCGGCGGGTGGTGCCGCCGCTCCTGAACGACCTGGTCTCGCTCCAGAAGGACACCGGCCTCGTCTCCATCGCCGGCGCCGTGGACGCCGTGTACGCGGCGCAGATCATCGCGGGCAAGGACTTCAACTACACGCCGTACGTGGTCGCGGGCCTGGTCTTCGTCGCGCTGACCATCCCGATGACGCGCTTCACCGACTGGGTCACGGGCCGCCTCGACCGCAGGCGCGACCAGGGAGGAACCGTATGA
- a CDS encoding ABC transporter substrate-binding protein has product MYTAARSTVPALLAGLLVVLAACAPEPDASGEQGGKGSASASAASCAKSALATKTKGRLTVGTDKPAYAPWFQDDNPAGGKGFESAVAYAVARALGFGSGQVVWQTVPFNNAYAPGRKTFDFDVNQVSISDARKQAVDFSSGYYTVRQAVVTLKKSRFAHVTTAAGLKDAKIGAQIGTTSLDAVEARIKPVHKPAVFQKSDYVKEALRNGQVDAVVLDLPTAFYITSAEIPEATVAGQFPDTSGKAEQFGLVLDKGSPLSACVTKAVDGLREDGTLAGLEKKWLADAVSAPVLK; this is encoded by the coding sequence ATGTACACCGCCGCCCGCTCCACCGTTCCGGCACTGCTGGCCGGGCTCCTCGTCGTCCTCGCCGCCTGCGCCCCCGAGCCCGACGCGTCCGGCGAGCAGGGAGGCAAGGGGTCCGCCTCCGCATCCGCCGCCTCCTGCGCCAAGAGCGCCCTCGCCACCAAGACGAAGGGCAGGCTGACCGTCGGCACCGACAAGCCCGCCTACGCACCCTGGTTCCAGGACGACAACCCGGCGGGCGGCAAGGGCTTCGAGTCCGCGGTCGCCTACGCCGTCGCCCGCGCCCTCGGGTTCGGCAGCGGCCAGGTCGTCTGGCAGACCGTGCCGTTCAACAACGCGTACGCGCCCGGGAGGAAGACCTTCGACTTCGACGTCAACCAGGTCTCCATCAGCGACGCCCGCAAGCAGGCCGTGGACTTCTCCTCCGGCTACTACACCGTGCGGCAGGCGGTCGTGACGCTGAAGAAGTCGCGCTTCGCGCACGTGACCACCGCCGCCGGGCTCAAGGACGCGAAGATCGGCGCGCAGATCGGCACCACCAGCCTCGACGCCGTCGAGGCCCGCATCAAGCCGGTGCACAAGCCAGCCGTCTTCCAGAAGAGCGACTACGTGAAGGAAGCCCTGCGCAACGGCCAGGTGGATGCCGTCGTCCTCGACCTGCCGACCGCCTTCTACATCACCTCCGCCGAGATCCCGGAGGCGACCGTCGCCGGGCAGTTCCCGGACACGTCCGGCAAGGCCGAGCAGTTCGGGCTCGTCCTGGACAAGGGCAGCCCCCTCAGCGCCTGCGTCACCAAGGCCGTCGACGGGCTGCGCGAGGACGGCACGCTGGCCGGCCTGGAGAAGAAGTGGCTCGCCGACGCGGTGTCCGCGCCGGTGCTGAAGTGA